The following nucleotide sequence is from Flavimarina sp. Hel_I_48.
ACCTTATCATGAAGTACACTATTTTAGGAAATACAGGTCTCATTGTTTCAGAACTTTGTTTTGGTACGATGACCTTTGGCGCAAAAGGAAGATTTAAAGAAATTGGGGGCGTAGATCAGAACGCAGCAAATGATCTTTTAAAACAAGCAGTAGATGCAGGGGTAAACTTTGTAGATACCGCAAATGTATATTCTGAAGGTCTATCAGAAGAAATTACCGGAAAAGCAATTAAAAATATCGGAATTTCCCGAAAATCACTCATTATTGCCACTAAAGTGCGCGGCACTATGGGCGAAGGCCCCAATCAAAAAGGGCTAACTAGAAAACATATTATAGATCAGGTAGACGCTAGCCTTAAACGTCTAAATACTGACTATATAGACCTCTATCAAATACATTCCAACGATCCCATAACCCCTATAGGGGAAACTCTGCGTGCCCTTGATGATTTGGTACGTAGCGGAAAAGTTCGCTATATAGGCGCTAGTAACGTCGCTGCGTGGCAATTGATGAAAGCACTGGATTATTCCCATTACCATAATCTGGAACGATTTGCTTCACTACAGGCCTATTATACCATCGCCGGCCGTGATCTGGAGCGTGAGATCATACCATTATTAAAGGATCAAAATGTGGGTCTTATGGTGTGGAGTCCACTAGCGGGCGGACTTTTGAGTGGTAAATATGACCGGGATGATAAAAAAACATCGGGCGGAAGGCGTGATAATTTTAATTTTCCTCCCGTAAACCGGGACCGGGCGTTTGATATTGTAGATGCCCTTAGACCTATGGCCGAAAGTAAAGGTGTGAGTGTAGCGCAACTTTCCCTTTCCTGGTTATTACATCAAAAGGCAGTGAGCAGCGTGATAATAGGTGCAAAAAATAAAGAACAGCTTAGCGAAAATCTTAAAGCTACTGAAGTGAGTTTTAATACGGAAGAAATGAACAAACTCGATGACCTGAGTCAGCTTCCTAAAGAATATCCCGGCTGGATGCTTGAATTTACCAAAGAAGATAGAAAAGTAGATTCCAGATTTTGATCAATTAATGCTTTAGTTGTTACCGGCAGTCATTTTCCTGACCGTTAATTTAGTACCCAAACCTTATGATTTTTATTTTATTCGTAGTGTTGTTTTCTATTTTTGTCATCGTTTTTCTTATGCAGCCGCAGTTCGGCAAACACCCATCTGGTAAACATTTGCTAACTATTAAACAGTCCATTCATTATAAAAATGGATCTTTTGAAAACTCAAGTGTTACCCCTGCCCTTACTGAGGGTGTAGGTTATGGTACAGTACTAAGCGAATTACTCTTTAAAAAAAATCCTCGAAAAAAACCTGAAAATCGTCTACCAACCATAAAAACAGACTTGCACCAATTGGATAGGGATGAAGATGTTCTGATCTGGTTTGGCCATTCTTCTTATTTTATGCAGATCAATGGTAAAAAAATACTTGTAGATCCGGTTTTTAGCGGTTCTGCATCACCTATTCCCTATTCCATTCAGGCCTTCGCCGGTAGTGATATATATACCGAAAATGACATT
It contains:
- a CDS encoding aldo/keto reductase, yielding MKYTILGNTGLIVSELCFGTMTFGAKGRFKEIGGVDQNAANDLLKQAVDAGVNFVDTANVYSEGLSEEITGKAIKNIGISRKSLIIATKVRGTMGEGPNQKGLTRKHIIDQVDASLKRLNTDYIDLYQIHSNDPITPIGETLRALDDLVRSGKVRYIGASNVAAWQLMKALDYSHYHNLERFASLQAYYTIAGRDLEREIIPLLKDQNVGLMVWSPLAGGLLSGKYDRDDKKTSGGRRDNFNFPPVNRDRAFDIVDALRPMAESKGVSVAQLSLSWLLHQKAVSSVIIGAKNKEQLSENLKATEVSFNTEEMNKLDDLSQLPKEYPGWMLEFTKEDRKVDSRF